Part of the Candidatus Krumholzibacteriota bacterium genome is shown below.
AGACAGAGTGGTGATCACTCTCTGCCCGAAACTGGACTCCGGTATAGATGAATACATCGATAAACTGGCTGAAATATTCAGCAGCAGGAATATTAACAGCATAATCATAACAAGGATGGAAGTGCCCTGCTGCGGCGGAATTGAAGTGATAGTGGAAAAAGCTCTGGATAAAGCCGGGGTTAGACATACGGTACAGGTAAATGTCATATCAGTCGGGGGTGACATTGTATAAGCCGGGAAGCGCGGGCAGAAAGGGTGCTCCGTGCCGTATTCGAATCAAAGAAAAATCAGATTTCATACGAAAAAAATATGCAGCCGGAGCGGCCGGCGGCAGCTTGCTGATTTTTAAGGATATCACTATCGATGAGGTTCAAGCCGGACCGGTTTACCCTGAAAGAGATCAAAGAGAACCTGGAGCGAGCCTGTTATCCGGGGGATTGAGCTTCGTCCTGTCCGAAAACGCGCCTTAGAAGCTCGGTGGTGCGGGCGACGGGGTCTTCCCTGATTTTAAGTTCTTCTCTTCCCAGAACGGTGAACAGCCCGTCCAGAGCCCGGCTGGTAACGTACTCGTCCAGCTCCACCAACTCGGGTTTTCCTTCGATATCTATGATGTTGTAAGCGTCCGCGAACCTGTTGTAAACCCGGGATAGCCCGATACTCTCGATCTTGCTCTCGACTATGGGATGAAACCTCTTTCTAAGGACCGGCCCTGTTTTCCGGCGGAAGTATTCGGTGGCGGCGTTATCCCCGCCCCTCAGAATCCCGAAGGCATCCTGAACGGTCATCTCCGTTATGGCGTTCCACAGGACCTGTTTCGCCTCGGCGGCGGCCAGCTCGGCCGCCCTGTTCATGCCGGATTCCAGCTCGTCCACCAGGTTTCCCATCCCGAAATCCCTCATAATACCGGCAGGTTTGAGCAGCTGCTCCGGGATGGCTATGTGTATCAGCCTGTTCTCCAGGAACCCGCCCCTCCGTGAAGTGGATTCAACGGTTCTGTCCGATCCCACCCGGAGGGCTTCCTTTATCCCCGCTGCCACGGTTCGCTCGTCGAGCGCCCCGTTCGGGCCGCCTCCTATTTCCAGAACCTTTCCAAGCTCCCCGTCCAGGACGGAGCAACCGGACAGAGTCAGGGAAAAAACAGTCACAGCTGCCAGAAGCCGGAATTTCGATAGCGCCATGTTGCCCTCTTTTCTAATCAATCATATTTTTGATTAATTCCTTCGCTTTTTCGGCTCCCTCATCGCCCAGCTTGTTCTCGATGATTGATTTCAGTTCGGAGCCTGCCACCCTCGAGGCTGCCTTTCCGGCCACAGATTTCAGTATAATTGACGCGATCTCTCCGGGGGTCGCACCTTTTTCGCCTCCGATATCAGTCATCCTGATTTCGGGGAGGGTAACGGTCCTTTCCCCGGCCCCCAGCGCCGTCGCGTCCATCTCTATTTTGCCTTCCTCGAAGATGAACTTCCTTATGATCAGACGCTTCTGTTTCTTTTCCGTTTCCGCTTCGCCGGTTTTGTCCGCGGTGTACTCTTCCACATTCTTCCGGAGCTGGTTCAGGTTGGAACTTCCGCTCCCGGTAAACTCCGCGTAGACCACCGGAGCCATCACCCTTATTTCCTCGATAATTATGGGGCTGCTCCGAAGGCTCTCCACGTTTATGTCCAGGGTGATATCATCCATTTCAAAGGCGCTGGCAGCATCAAACCCATCAGGGTTAGCCACCGTGAGCCCCTTAATCGAGCCCTTGCTGTCGGATATGGAGATATCAACTTCTGATACGGTTACGGAGGTTTGAGTCGCCTCGCTTCCGTATTTCTCGATCATTCCGGCGACCAGGGAATTCAGGTTCGAGTACAGAAACCAGATCCCGGCCGCAATTACAATTACAATTACCGCTAGTACTATAAAAACTTTCTTCATGGCGCCTCCTCTGCGTTTATACCGCCATCAATTTTCTGTAGCCCTTTCATTATAGCGGCGTACTACTTTTTTGTACAGGTTCTTTACTGAAGTGGGATATTATTACGATGGCTATCCCCCTGATGTAACCTTCACACCAACATAATCAGGGGCGGGAATGCGCGGGAGTTTGAGAGGGCGGGGTAATTATAATATTGTTTTTCTTAAGTTCTTTATATCTTAACTCCGGCCTCTTTCAGCATCTCGGAGTGTTTTTTTATACCTCTAACGTATGTGCTGTCCGGATTGTACCGTTTGAAAGAATATTCTCTTCCCCGTTCCCTGTATTTATGTTCTGCCAGAAAATTTGCTACTGAAAAAATAGCATCCGGCATGCTGAAGAGATCTATCCGGCTGTCACCGTCTCCGTCCAGGGCGAACCGCATAGAAGCGGGCATGAACTGGCAGTATCCGATTGCACCCGCCCTGGATCCCCTTACTTCAGCAGGATCAAAGTTCATCTCCGCTCCGTGATTGAGAAGGGCGGCAAGGTTGTAAAGAGCGCTCTTTTCAAGCCTGCGGCCTCTTTTCATGGCTTCTGCCCGGGTCATCGCGCCTTTTTCCCCGAATGCGCCCTCTTTTTCAAATCCCTCGATATATTCTTCCCACAAAAAGTACTGGCCAATGAAGATCTGAATGATTTTCTGGCTTCCTGTTATGCTCCCCAGGCTGCTCTCCGAGTTGAGGATCGCGATTATGTCAGCGGGCTGGACCTTGAATCTATGGTAAACCTCTTTGAATATCCCTCTGTGCTCTTCGAAGAACCGGGCCCCCTTGTCGATAAATTCCCTGTCAATATCTTTCAGAAATGCATTTTCGTGCTGAGTCTTCTGTTTCCTGATAGAAAGCGGATTCAATAGAAACCTGAGATTCCTGTCCGTTTTTTCCTCCATCCGCGCCACATCAGGAGAGCTGAAGAGCTTTCTGAGCTCAGCTCCCGAATAGTTCTTCCTGACCAGCCTGTAGAGCCGGTTGAACTTCTCCGGCTGCTCGGAGGCGACATTTGCCATTCCGGAAACGCCCCGGGGCAGCATAAAGAGCAATGTCAGAATAAGAAAACGTTTCATCATATTCACCAGCAGCATTAAATAATCGTGCCAGAGCCGTGATATTATATATTAGCAGAATAACCGCAGTGATTTAAAGATTTTTCGTCAATACATGATTTTACCTTTATCGCAGGGGGATTGCATAACCTTCAAATAGGAATTGCCGATTGCAGTATCCGGCATTAACAGAACCTTTTCAGCTCGCCACTGGGGGGTTCGTTTGCCACAAGCAGCAGCTTTGAGGTGATATTGACCCTGAAGAGGGGCACCAACCATAAGATTTCCCTGAACACCGACGGCGGGTTCAGAGTCTGCCGCGGCGGATCGGGAAACTGATGGCCATGGTGAATGACTGCTTGTTTCAATGCGGCCGTAAATGATAATATCGCTTAAAAACAGGGAGATTATTAAATGCCGGTAATTCACGCGCATGTTTGGAAAGGTTTCGGAAAAGAAAAGGCAGAAAAGGTGATTAAGGGTATAATCAGAGTATTCGCGGATCTTGAAGTTCCCGAAGAGGCCGTTGATGTGCTGGTGCATGAAGTGCCTATGACGAACTGGGGGATTGGCGGAGTACCTGCCTCGAAAAAGTTCAGTGACAGATATGAATCGGATGACTGATTTATGGGTAAAAAGATGACACCATTTACTGACTATCTTATCCCGGATGATGAAAATGCCTGTTAATACATGGATTGTGAAGTTGCGATCAGCTGTGAAATATTTATTTATCGCGGGTGGCGGTCTGATCCTGCTGATAGCGGTTCTGCTGATATTCGCCACTCTTCCTCCCGGAGAGGATATCCTGAGAAGGGTGATACAGGGCCGGGTTTCAGCTATTACCCACCAGGAAACGCTGATTGGGGATCTGGAAACAGATATTATTTCCAGGTTAATCATCAGGGATATAAATATCCCGGCACCGGATTCGATAGGCGGAGGAGTTAAAATAGGGGCGGTAGAACTTAACTACCGGCTGAAGCCGCTGCTGAACCGGAAAGTAATAATCGATTCAATAAAAATAAGGTCGCCCCGGTTGAATATCGTCAGGGATTCTACCGGAGGATATAACCTTCCTCTTCTGAATTCCCTGCTTGCGCCACCAGAGGATAGTTTGAGGGAAACAGCCGTGCAGGGAGGAAGATGGAATATAGAGGCGGGGGCAGTCAGGATAACCGGCGCGGATATAAGTTACATCGACAGGTTGGTCCCGGTGAATTTCCGGCTTGGCCAAATCTTATTTCTGGCCGGTAGCCCGGGTTCGGGACATACAGGCAGGAGCGCGAGGATAAAAATCGGTACAGGAATGATGAAGTACCAGACCCTGCCTGAAATCCCCTTTTCCTTCTTTTATAGCGGTGAAATCAGCGAAGGCCTGATTGTTTCCGATTCCACCCGGCTTGCTGTGGGTGGGTTTATCTTGTCGGTAACCGGATCGGTGGAGACAGACGGGGAATACCTGTCGGATCTGCAGCTCGGGCTGCAGGGTGAGCCGCTGCCGGTGATTAGCCAAATAATGGAAAGTTTGGAGTTGCCCGTGGATAAGATCGGGGGCCGCCTATCGGCTGCCGCGAATCTGAAGGGCCCTCTGTCCTTTCCCCGGGGCGATGCCAGGGTAGTGTTGCCGGAAATTCATTACCGCGGGTTGGTGTTTAAAGACTGTCTTCTGAAAGTCCGGGGAGGCCCCGATACCCTGGCAGTAGATACCCTGAGGGCCGCCGCGGCAGAGGGTGTCATCCTTGCAGACGGTTTCCTCTCTTACTCGGATGGATTGAAAGGGAGAGCGGATCTGGCATTCAGTTCGGTTAGAACAGAGAATATCTGGGCCATATTCCGTGAACCCCCTTCTCCTTTAAGAAGTGGATTGGAAGGACATGTCAGTCTGGACTTGAATGGACCCCGCTGGCAGGAATGGGATGTTACGGCAGAGGTCCAGTCCCGTGGGACCCGCTATATGTCACGGCCTTTTGAGGATACAGAGCTGTCTCTGCGTCTCAGGGACAGACGTTTAAACCTTGATTTCAGCCAGGAATACTGCCGGGTGACTGGAAACGTCATCCTTGGCGATTCCACCCTGGAAGGCTCAGTGGACGCCGGTATCGACCGGCTGGAACTTCTGGCGGAATTATTAGATGCCGGGCAGCTGAGCGGGATGATGACGGCGAAGATGGATATAGAGGGAACATACGGCAGTCCGGACTTGAAAGCCGAAATAAAGGCGGAAAGTCTGCAGGTCCGGGGAGTCTTTCTGGATGCTCTTTACTGCATGGGCCGGATGGAAGGAACAGAGATTTTCCTGGATTCACTTTCCTGCGGGAGAGACTCGCTGCTGGTGAGGGCGGCAGGGTACTTCGACCGGATATCCGCTTCCGGAAGATTGTCCGCCTGCCTCTACGATTCCGGAAGGGGCAGAGTTGCGGATTCGGCAGATTGGCCTGAACCGACCGATATAGGTAAATCAGCCGGATGTCTTGACTTGGATTTCAGCTTCCCGCAAACAGGATCATTCTACCTCAAAGGATCCGGCAGAGGGATGGATATAGACGCCCTGGCGTCGGCTGTCAGTGATACTATAACGGCCGGAGGAGTAGCGGAGTTTGAAGTGACTGCCCGCGGTCCAGTCGATTCTTTGAGGGCGGGCCTTCGCCTGGAGGTGGAAAGACCGAGCTGCCGCGGTGTCCGAATGGATTCTCTTCGCCTTGACAGTTCGTTTGAGAATGGAATACTGAGAGTGGAAAAAGTATACCTGAAACGCGCCGCGCAATCATTACGGGGCCAGTTATATATGGAATTGGCTGAAGATGATTCCGGCGGCTGGACCGTGACTCCCGGGAGCCCAACCAGCGGCCGTATTGACGTTGAACAATTTAATCTTGAGCAGTTTGGCAGTCTTTTTCCGGAAGGATGGTCTATAAAGGGTCTGGCCTGGATCGATCTGGATTGGGACGGAATCATATTCGACCCGAAGCCGGAGGGTTCATTGCGGGTAGAATCAGCTGCCTGGGGAAGAGCTGGAGAGGAAGCGCAGTCAGTAAGCGGGATTAATATCTCCGGAACCCTAGCCGATTCAGTATTTATACTGGATACAGCAGAGGCGAATGTTAACGGCACGCCGGTTTCATTGAATGGTTCCGCCACTCTGATCCCGGAAAACCGGTTGAAGATAGATCTGCGTGGAGGGATGGAAGCCGCTCAGGTATTTACGGCAAGGGGTATCCTTTCCCGGGAGGAACAGGACCTGAATATAGAGATGGACAGCCTGAATGTCCGTATCTTTGAACCGTTCGTTCCGGGTGTTAAGCTGACGAAAGGTCAATTATTCGCATCGGTTCATCTGAGCAGTACTCCGGAAAAGAATGATATTACAGGAAATATTCGGGGGAGAGGTCTTGAGATCCAGCCGCAGGCTCTGGATCGTCCCGTAACAAAAGGCCGGTTTCTGGCGGAGTTCGACGGGGGCACTATCCGGATGGAAGCCCTTTCCGCCCGGCTGGGCGGGGGTGTGATCACAGGCAGCGGGTATGCCAATCTGGACACCACCGGCATTTCAGATATATCGATGTTACTTCATGGCCGCCGCGTGGGGTTTGTCATTAACCATGACCTGGAAGTTAACATCGATTCCCTTGATGTGTTCTGGGAACGGGATGGGGCATACTATAAGCTGGGCGGTAATATCGACCCGGGGAAAATACGCTACACCCGCAATTTTCATCCGGCATCGATCATGCCCTGGACCAGGAAGACAAAGGAGGTAGAAACAGAATTGCCTCCGCTGCTGGCCAGAACCAGGATGGAAATAAAGATCGCCGGAGCCGATGAGATATGGATCGATAATAACCTGGCTCATCTCAGATCGGCGGCTGATTTAAGCATATCAGGATTTCTTGCCGATCCCGGCATCAGTGGGCGCCTGGTGCTGGAAGAAGGTTATATACTCTATCTGGACCGGAAATTCGAGGTCGGGGAAGGGGTGGCTTTTTTCTCTGATCCCGCGGAGATCAATCCTGATATTATCTTTCGAGCCGTCACGAATGTTACCACATACCGGCAGACAGAGAGTGCCGAATACAGGATTTCCCTGGAAATTACCGGGAAGGCCCAGGATCCGATTATCAAACTCACCGCAGATCCGCCTCTGCAGCGCTCCGACATTGTATCGCTGCTTACTCTGGGAGCTACCAGGGCCCAACTGACCGGGGATACGGGCAATGTGCTGAAAGACCGCGGAAAGGTCCTGGCCAGCCGGCAGATAACGGGTTACGCGGGCCGTAAGCTGGAGAAGACCCTCGGGCTCGACAGAGTAACGGTCACCGGCAAGATCTTAAAGCCTGAACTGATAATGGCAAAGAAGGTGTCCGAAGGAGTAACTGTTACATACCAGACTACCGTGGGGCATCTGAATGAACAACGGATAAATCTCAACTGGGAATTGAGCAGGCGCTGGATGGTCGAGGGCTCTACCAGCAGAAGCGGCGATTCCTCAGCGAGTCTGACCTATTCATTGAGGTTCCGATGAGAAGAATTGTGATTATTAAGATAGCAATTCTGGTTATTGCCGCGCCGTACGTTTTTGCAGAGGGGCGGGCAGAGGAAAAACAGCCTGAATGGACTGTGAAAAGTGTAAATATTGAGGGAAACCGGGTATTCAAAGATGACGAGCTGCTTAAACTTATGGTTACCCGTCCATCCGGCTGGTTCCGGTCCAGAAAGTTCCACCATTCAGTTTTTCAGGATGACCTGTCCGGACTTGGTGAGTTCTACAGGCAGAACGGATATTTCAACGCTGAGATAACCGATACCACAGTGTCAAGAGATAGGGATGAAAACCATGTCAGAATATTCATCTCGATAGATGAAGGGCCGGTTACCTCGGTGGAGGGTATAAGCATTTTAGGTAACCGTGCATTCCCGGATTCAACCCTGACGGCTCTGTTAAAACTTGAGACCGGAACTCCCTACATGAGAAAAAAGCTTCAGGACGGCATGATTGCGATAGCCACCTTGTACGCGGATAACGGATATCTGGATGCGTCGGTCACACCGGAAACCAGAATTAACGAAGGGGAACACCGGGTGATAATAGATCTGATAATAGACGAGGGAAAGCAGATGTCCATTTCTGATATCGAGATCAGGGGACTGGATAAGACAAGAGATTTTGTGGTGCGCCGGGAGCTGAACTTCAAAAAGGGAGAAATTATATCTCGCAGAAAGCTTATGAAATCCCAGAAACAGCTTTATCTCACCGGCCTGTTTAATAGTGTCAGCATCACCCCGGCAAAGCGCCCCGGGGATTCCGAAGGACAGAGAGCCCTTGTGGTTGAATTAAGGGAAAAGGACTCCAGCAGATTCAGCGTTTCGGCAGGGTACGGTTCGATAGAGAAGGTTATGGGAAGGGTTGAGATCTCTTTTGACAATCTCTTCGGCACCGCCCGGAAGGCAGGTGTGAGGATGAAGGCGAATTTCATCGAGCGGAGGGTGGAAGGCTCTTTTTCTGAACCGAGGACCATGGGCAGCCGTTTTACCACCGATCTGAATCTCTTTTACAGCTATCAGGATCAACCCGGCTTCGACGTCAGCCGTCACGGCGGCCTTCTCACATTCGGCCGCAACATTAGTAGTAGCGGTTATTTAACTCTGCGTTACCGTCACGAGGATCAGCGTCTCCGTAATGTGGAGATCCTGGAGTTGCCTGAGAATACCAAACCAAGGCTGCGCAGTATAACCCTGGGTCTTACCAACGATACCCGGGACGATCTTTTCAACTCCACAAGGGGCTGGTTCCTGGATTTTTCATACGAACTGTCTGGAACCTTTCTCGGCGGCACCGAAGCATTCAACCGCACAGTATTGAATCTCCGCTGTTTCAGATCTGTGGGATTGGGTAATGTCCTTGCGGCGTCATTAGAAGCCGGATGGATTGATATTTACGGGGCTTCCGGCGGAGTTCCGATAAATGAGCTGTTTTATACCGGCGGGCCCAATTCAATCCGGGGTTTCGAATACAGGAAGGTGGGCCCCCTGGATGCCGGGGGTAATCCCGTTGGCGGACAGTTCGAACTGGTATTGAACGGAGAGATCAGGAAAGCGGTATGGCGCTGGGTCGGAGTCGCGGTTTTTCTCGACGCCGGAAATGTATGGAGGAGGATACGACACTGCCGGTTCGACAGTATTCGTTACTCCGCCGGCCCCGGAATCCGAATTAACACCCCGATCGGCATCGTCCGTTTTGATGCCGGCTTCAATCCCGATCCCAGGGAAGGTGAGGAGAAGGTCCGGTATTACATCGTTATGGGAAACGCCTTCTAGGATTTTTCAGGAGCCTGGCCGGATTACCTGTACCGGGATAGTTAGAGGAAACGTGGCCTTCGCTGCTGCCCTGATCTTCATCTATTCACCGTAAAGACTGCGAAGAGGGTGATACGCCTGTTCGAAGATGGAAGGGAATACACCAATGGCTATGTTGCTTTCTGCTTTCTATATTCCCCTTATTCCATAAGCACTGCCGGCGGATTCAGGATCTGCCGGAGAGGATCCGGCAACATGAAAGACAGACTTTGCAATATCGACGGCGATTGTGATACTATCCCTTATTGACTTCTCCTTTTTGAAACGATAAAATGACACCAGTTTTAATTATATCAATGTCATACGGATTTACTGAGGAGTCCATTACATCAATTGCAGCCGTCGCAGGCTTCCCTGTCACGGAGGACTTGCGCCAGTGAAGCCCGCGGCTGAATAGAAGGTTGTTATGCAGGCAAATTCAATAAATATCGCATACATTAATTGAAAGAGGTATCGGAATGGAAATCGTTGGTACTGCATTTCAGATAGGATATCCCTTACGTATGCTTTATGTGACAACTCTGCATATATTATAATAGGAACTTTTAGTATGGATCCAGCCATCATCACTGTTCTGACTATCCTCATTGGCACTGTGGTTGCGCTCATTTTCGAGACCGTCCGCATAGATGTCGTTGCGCTTATCTGCATGCTGGCGTTGGGATGGACCGGCGTGCTGACGCCGCAAGAAACGCTCTCCGGTTTTTCAAGCAATGCCGTGATCGCTATGATAGCCGTCATGATTTTGGGGCAAGGCATTGCTAAAACCGGCATCATGGATCGGTTTTCACGCGCAGTCCTGGAAAAAGTGGGGACTAAAAAGTCGAGCGTGATTGGAGTAATGTCCTTATCGGCGGGGATGCTCTCGGGGCTTATGCAGAACATCGGCGCGGCGGCGCTTTTTTTGCCGGGTATTCTCACTACCTCACGCCGGGAAAAAATCCCGGCATCGGCTTTGATCATGCCGATAGGATTTGCGACCATAGTAGGCGGCACATTAAGCATGGTAGGCTCAGGCCCGCTGATTCTGATCAATGACCTGCTTCGCGGCGCTGACTTGGCGCCTTATGGA
Proteins encoded:
- a CDS encoding DUF4197 domain-containing protein, with the translated sequence MALSKFRLLAAVTVFSLTLSGCSVLDGELGKVLEIGGGPNGALDERTVAAGIKEALRVGSDRTVESTSRRGGFLENRLIHIAIPEQLLKPAGIMRDFGMGNLVDELESGMNRAAELAAAEAKQVLWNAITEMTVQDAFGILRGGDNAATEYFRRKTGPVLRKRFHPIVESKIESIGLSRVYNRFADAYNIIDIEGKPELVELDEYVTSRALDGLFTVLGREELKIREDPVARTTELLRRVFGQDEAQSPG
- a CDS encoding lytic murein transglycosylase produces the protein MKRFLILTLLFMLPRGVSGMANVASEQPEKFNRLYRLVRKNYSGAELRKLFSSPDVARMEEKTDRNLRFLLNPLSIRKQKTQHENAFLKDIDREFIDKGARFFEEHRGIFKEVYHRFKVQPADIIAILNSESSLGSITGSQKIIQIFIGQYFLWEEYIEGFEKEGAFGEKGAMTRAEAMKRGRRLEKSALYNLAALLNHGAEMNFDPAEVRGSRAGAIGYCQFMPASMRFALDGDGDSRIDLFSMPDAIFSVANFLAEHKYRERGREYSFKRYNPDSTYVRGIKKHSEMLKEAGVKI
- a CDS encoding tautomerase family protein, which codes for MPVIHAHVWKGFGKEKAEKVIKGIIRVFADLEVPEEAVDVLVHEVPMTNWGIGGVPASKKFSDRYESDD
- a CDS encoding translocation/assembly module TamB domain-containing protein; protein product: MKLRSAVKYLFIAGGGLILLIAVLLIFATLPPGEDILRRVIQGRVSAITHQETLIGDLETDIISRLIIRDINIPAPDSIGGGVKIGAVELNYRLKPLLNRKVIIDSIKIRSPRLNIVRDSTGGYNLPLLNSLLAPPEDSLRETAVQGGRWNIEAGAVRITGADISYIDRLVPVNFRLGQILFLAGSPGSGHTGRSARIKIGTGMMKYQTLPEIPFSFFYSGEISEGLIVSDSTRLAVGGFILSVTGSVETDGEYLSDLQLGLQGEPLPVISQIMESLELPVDKIGGRLSAAANLKGPLSFPRGDARVVLPEIHYRGLVFKDCLLKVRGGPDTLAVDTLRAAAAEGVILADGFLSYSDGLKGRADLAFSSVRTENIWAIFREPPSPLRSGLEGHVSLDLNGPRWQEWDVTAEVQSRGTRYMSRPFEDTELSLRLRDRRLNLDFSQEYCRVTGNVILGDSTLEGSVDAGIDRLELLAELLDAGQLSGMMTAKMDIEGTYGSPDLKAEIKAESLQVRGVFLDALYCMGRMEGTEIFLDSLSCGRDSLLVRAAGYFDRISASGRLSACLYDSGRGRVADSADWPEPTDIGKSAGCLDLDFSFPQTGSFYLKGSGRGMDIDALASAVSDTITAGGVAEFEVTARGPVDSLRAGLRLEVERPSCRGVRMDSLRLDSSFENGILRVEKVYLKRAAQSLRGQLYMELAEDDSGGWTVTPGSPTSGRIDVEQFNLEQFGSLFPEGWSIKGLAWIDLDWDGIIFDPKPEGSLRVESAAWGRAGEEAQSVSGINISGTLADSVFILDTAEANVNGTPVSLNGSATLIPENRLKIDLRGGMEAAQVFTARGILSREEQDLNIEMDSLNVRIFEPFVPGVKLTKGQLFASVHLSSTPEKNDITGNIRGRGLEIQPQALDRPVTKGRFLAEFDGGTIRMEALSARLGGGVITGSGYANLDTTGISDISMLLHGRRVGFVINHDLEVNIDSLDVFWERDGAYYKLGGNIDPGKIRYTRNFHPASIMPWTRKTKEVETELPPLLARTRMEIKIAGADEIWIDNNLAHLRSAADLSISGFLADPGISGRLVLEEGYILYLDRKFEVGEGVAFFSDPAEINPDIIFRAVTNVTTYRQTESAEYRISLEITGKAQDPIIKLTADPPLQRSDIVSLLTLGATRAQLTGDTGNVLKDRGKVLASRQITGYAGRKLEKTLGLDRVTVTGKILKPELIMAKKVSEGVTVTYQTTVGHLNEQRINLNWELSRRWMVEGSTSRSGDSSASLTYSLRFR
- the bamA gene encoding outer membrane protein assembly factor BamA; translated protein: MRRIVIIKIAILVIAAPYVFAEGRAEEKQPEWTVKSVNIEGNRVFKDDELLKLMVTRPSGWFRSRKFHHSVFQDDLSGLGEFYRQNGYFNAEITDTTVSRDRDENHVRIFISIDEGPVTSVEGISILGNRAFPDSTLTALLKLETGTPYMRKKLQDGMIAIATLYADNGYLDASVTPETRINEGEHRVIIDLIIDEGKQMSISDIEIRGLDKTRDFVVRRELNFKKGEIISRRKLMKSQKQLYLTGLFNSVSITPAKRPGDSEGQRALVVELREKDSSRFSVSAGYGSIEKVMGRVEISFDNLFGTARKAGVRMKANFIERRVEGSFSEPRTMGSRFTTDLNLFYSYQDQPGFDVSRHGGLLTFGRNISSSGYLTLRYRHEDQRLRNVEILELPENTKPRLRSITLGLTNDTRDDLFNSTRGWFLDFSYELSGTFLGGTEAFNRTVLNLRCFRSVGLGNVLAASLEAGWIDIYGASGGVPINELFYTGGPNSIRGFEYRKVGPLDAGGNPVGGQFELVLNGEIRKAVWRWVGVAVFLDAGNVWRRIRHCRFDSIRYSAGPGIRINTPIGIVRFDAGFNPDPREGEEKVRYYIVMGNAF